In Musa acuminata AAA Group cultivar baxijiao chromosome BXJ2-8, Cavendish_Baxijiao_AAA, whole genome shotgun sequence, one genomic interval encodes:
- the LOC135586759 gene encoding uncharacterized protein LOC135586759 — protein MDSRLNFLLLVLVISFVSTNARSLVTLDDFVVQMDNKVQNESNIGRNEQFCTLCEEYTSQVINYLGENETQAHIISTLHKACSQMHFLKQQCISLVDHYAPLFFLELSTITPEQLCEKANLCGETVLVNLPKSSDFCTLCHNIVKEILTKLEDPDTQLEVIKMLMKGCEEVGSYVQQCKKLVLQYVPPILINAEKFLETTDVCTAIYACKNSEDHITSTLADM, from the exons ATGGATTCAAGACTGAACTTTTTACTACTTGTGCTGGTAATCAGCTTTGTCTCTACAAATGCCAGGAGTTTGGTCACCTTAGATGACTTTG TTGTGCAGATGGATAACAAGGTACAGAATGAAAGTAACATTGGCAGGAATGAACAATTTTGCACACTGTGTGAAGAGTATACTTCCCAGGTTATAAACTATCTTGGTGAAAATGAGACTCAAGCACATATTATTAGTACACTTCACAAAGCATGTTCCCAAATGCATTTTCTCAAACAACAG TGTATTTCATTGGTTGATCACTATGCGCCATTGTTTTTCTTGGAACTTTCCACAATAACACCAGAGCAGTTATGTGAAAAAGCGAATCTGTGTGGGGAGACTGTGCTGGTGAATCTGCCAAAGAGTTCTGATTTCTGCACCCTTTGCCATAATATTGTCAAGGAGATTCTTACCAAACTAGAAGATCCTGATACTCAG CTCGAGGTGATCAAGATGCTAATGAAGGGCTGCGAGGAAGTTGGGAGTTATGTTCAACAG TGCAAGAAACTGGTATTGCAATATGTCCCACCAATCCTGATCAATGCCGAGAAATTTCTTGAGACAACTGATGTCTGCACTGCCATCTATGCATGCAAGAACAGTGAAGATCACATCACATCCACACTTGCTGATATGTGA